A genomic segment from Orrella daihaiensis encodes:
- a CDS encoding HigA family addiction module antitoxin: MKRIDPISPGEMLQEEFLKPLGITKYRLAKEIGVPPGRISEIVSGRRAITADTDLRLCRYFGLSDGWWLRGQARFDTELAKRALQKELQKIKLCPLLAT, encoded by the coding sequence GTGAAACGAATTGACCCTATTTCCCCTGGCGAAATGCTGCAAGAAGAGTTTTTGAAGCCGCTTGGCATAACAAAATATCGGCTTGCGAAAGAAATAGGGGTTCCTCCAGGGCGAATCAGTGAAATCGTATCGGGGCGCCGGGCGATTACGGCAGATACCGACTTACGGCTATGCAGATACTTTGGACTAAGTGATGGTTGGTGGCTTCGCGGACAAGCACGTTTTGATACGGAACTAGCAAAGCGAGCTTTGCAAAAAGAACTACAAAAGATCAAGCTGTGCCCATTACTAGCAACGTGA